From the genome of Salmonella enterica subsp. houtenae serovar Houten:
GCGCCGCGGTCATGGAGGCCTTTTTCGCGCATTATGGCGAGTGCGTCGAAGCGGAAGTGATCTCACCAGACAAAACGCCGGATCTGCCCAACTTTGCGGAGACATTCGCCCGGCAGAGCAGTTGGGAGTGGAACTTCGGCCAGGCGCCTGCATTTTCACATCTGTTGGATGAGCGCTTCACCTGGGGCGGCGTAGAGCTGCATTTCGACGTCGAGAAAGGCTGTATTACCCGCGCGCAAGTTTTTACCGACAGTCTGAATCCAGCGCCGCTGGAAGCGCTGGCGGAGAGGTTACAGGGCTGTCAATACCGCGCGGAGGCGCTGCAACAGGCGTGTGATGCGCTACGGGTAGATTTTCCTGAGCAGGAAAAAGAGTTACAGGAGCTGTCGGCGTGGATAGCGGGCGCGGTACGGTAGGCATTTGCCGAATGGCGGCTACGCCTTCTCCGGCCTACGGAACGTTGTAGGCCCGGTAAGCGAAGCCGCCACCGGGCACAACACAATCTTACTCTTTATCGCCCAGCAGTACAGATTCCAGCGCGATTTTGATCATGTCGTCGAAGGTGGTCTGACGTTCAGCGGCCGTGGTCTGCTCATGAGTACGGATATGGTCGGACACGGTGCAGATGGTCAGCGCTTTCGCCCCGAACTCAGCCGCGACGCCGTAGATACCTGCCGCTTCCATTTCCACGCCCAGAATGCCGTATTTTTCCATCACGTCGAACATATCGCCTTCCGGCGAGTAGAACAAATCGGCAGAGAACAGATTACCGACGCGCGCGTCAACGCCCAGCGCTTTCGCTGCGTCTACCGCGTTACGAACCATGCCGAAATCAGCAATCGCCGCGAAATCGTGATCTTTAAAACGAATACGGTTAACTTTGGAGTCGGTGCAAGCCCCCATCCCGATCACTACGTCGCGCAGTTTAACGTCCATACGTACGGCGCCGCAGGAGCCAACACGAATAATTTTCTTCACGCCGAAATCGGTGATTAACTCTTTGGTGTAGATGGAGCAGGACGGAATGCCCATACCGTGACCCATCACTGAAATCTTACGGCCTTTGTAAGTGCCGGTAAAACCTAACATACCGCGCACATTGTTCACTTCACGCACGTCTTCAAGGAAAGTTTCAGCAATATGTTTCGCACGCAGCGGGTCGCCCGGCATCAAAACGACGTCAGCGAAATCGCCCATTTCTGCATTAATATGTGGGGTAGCCATTATTATTTCCTTTTAATTAATCAAACACCTTTACAGGCGTAGGCCCGGTAAGTTAAGCGCCACCGGGCAATAACATCAGAACATAGCTTTGCCATATTCCATATCGGAGGTACCAAAGTATTTCGCCAGCGTCTGGCCGATATCCGCGAAGGTTTCGCGGTGGCCCAGCGAACCCGGTTTCACTTTCGGGCCGTAGATCAGCACCGGAATGTGTTCGCGGGTATGGTCAGTCCCTGTCCAGGTCGGGTCACAGCCGTGGTCAGCAGTCAGGATCAGAATGTCGTCTTCCCCCACCAGTTCCATCAGTTCCGGCAGGCGGCGGTCGAACAGTTCCAGACCCGCCGCATAGCCCGCGACATCGCGACGGTGCCCCCAGGAGGAGTCGAAGTCAACGAAGTTAGTGAAGACGATAGTTTTATCGCCCGCGTCTTTCATCTCTTTGATAGTGGCGTCGAACAGCGCGTCCAGACCGGTCGCTTTCACTTTTTTGGTGATACCGCAGTTAGCGTAGATATCGGCAATCTTACCCACGGAAACCACATGGCCCTGTTTTTCATCGACCAGTTTCTGTAATACGGTCGGCGCTGGCGGCTCAACGGCCAGATCGTGACGGTTGCCGGTACGCTGGAAGTTACCGGCTTTGTCGCCAATAAACGGACGCGCGATCACGCGGCCAATGTTGTAACCGCCTTCGGTCAGCTCTTCACGGGCGATTTCACACAGCTCGTAGAGTTTATCCAGACCAAAGGTCTCTTCGTGGCAGGCAATCTGGAACACGGAGTCGGCGGAGGTATAGAAAATCGGCTTGCCGGTTTTCATGTGCTCTTCGCCAAGCTTGTCCAGAATAACGGTACCGGAAGAGTGGCAGTTACCGAGATAGCCAGGCAGGTTGGCGCGTTTCACCAGCTTATCCAGCAGTTCCTGCGGAAAGCTGTTTTCGTGATCGCTGAAATAGCCCCAGTCGAACAGCACCGGCACGCCAGCGATTTCCCAGTGACCAGACGGCGTATCTTTGCCGGAAGACAGTTCGTGCGCCCATGCGTATGCGCCAATGACGTCCGCGTTGCCATCCATACCGGCGGCAATTTTGCCGGTAGAGCCTTCATGCGCTTTCACCAGACCCAGACGAGTCAGGTTAGGCAGATTCAGCGGGCCCTTACGGCCATTGTCAGCTTCGCCTTTGGCGCAAGCTTCTGCGATATGGCCCAGCGTGTCGGAACCTACGTCGCCAAAGCGATCCGCGTCTTCAGTAGCGCCGATGCCGAATGAGTCCAGCACCATAATAAATGCACGTTTCATATCTTCTCCGTACTTAGTGCTTCAAAAATAATTGATCAGATCAGTATACAACTATTCAGTAATTCGACGATAGACCGAAGGTGTGCTTACTGGCGCTTTATCGTCAAGGATAATTGCCGCTTTAACGGCCCTCGCCGCTTCCTGCCAGCTTGCTTCGTCTTTGGCATGAATCACCGCCAGCGGTCGCTGTCCATCAATGCTATCGCCCAGACGCGCCATATCGGTAAAGCCAACGCTGTAGTCAATGGCGTCTGAGGCCTGGCGACGACCGCCGCCCATCGAGACCACCGCCATACCCAGCGCTCGCGTATCCATCGCGCTGACAAACCCTTCGGTATCAGCATATACCGCTTTGCTCAACATAGCGGCCGGCAGGTATTTATCATAGTTCTCAACGAAATCGACCGGGCCTTTCTGCGCTGCCACCATGCGGCCAAAAATCTCTGCCGCTTTGCCGTTATCCAGCACCGCCTGCAATTTCGCCCGCGCTTGCGCATCATCTTCAGCAAGCTGACCGGAGATCAGCATTTCGACGCACAGCGCCATGGTGACGTCAAACAAGCGCGGATTGCGATACTCGCCAGTCAGAAACTGCACCGCTTCGCGCACTTCTACCGCGTTACCGGCGCTGGAGGCCAGCACCTGGTTCATATCGGTTAACAACGCCGTGGTGCGGACACCCGCGCCGTTCGCCACGCCGACGATCGCTTCAGCCAGCGCTTCAGAGAGTTCATAGGTCGGCATAAACGCGCCGCTGCCGACTTTTACGTCCATCACCAGCGCGTCCAGCCCTTCGGCCAGTTTTTTGGCGAGAATGGAACCGGTAATCAGCGGGATAGAATCCACCGTCGCAGTAATATCGCGGGTGGCGTAAAAACGTTTGTCCGCTGGTGCAAGCGAGCTGGTTTGCCCAATAATCGCCACACCCACGTCTTGAATAATCTCGCGGAAACGGTTGTCGTCCGGGAAGATATCGAAGCCCGGAATCGCTTCCAGTTTATCGAGCGTACCGCCAGTGTGTCCGAGGCCGCGACCGGAGATCATCGGCACATAACCGCCGCAGGCCGCTACCATTGGCCCCAGCATCAGAGACGTCACGTCCCCCACGCCGCCGGTCGAGTGCTTATCGACAATCGGGCCATTGAGATTCAGGCTTTTCCAGTCGAGAACGGTACCTGAATCCCGCATCGCCATGGTCAGCGAAACGCGTTCCGGCATGGTCATATCGTGGAAGAAAATGGTCATCGCCAGGGCGGCTATTTGCCCTTCCGAGATGGTGTTATCACGAATACCATTGATAAAGAAGCGAATTTCTTCATCGCTCAGCGCATGACCGTCACGTTTTTTACGAATTATTTCTTGTGCGAGAAACACGGTACCCTCCTGAGGGAAAAGAGTAGAAGGCTGGCTGTAAGCCTGATAAGCGAAACGCCATCAGGCCTAATGTGCCGGATGGCGGCTAACGCCTATCCGGCCTACAACGGGTAACGCAACAATTAATAGCTGCTGGCGCTCTTACCGTCGCCGTGACCCAGCGCTTTCAGCAGGCTTGCCAACAGGCTGGAGGCGCCAAAGCGGTAGTGACGAGAGTCTGCCCAGTCAGCGCCAAACAGTTCATCGGCGATAGCAAGGAATTTCTGCGCGTCTTCCGCGGTACGTACGCCGCCTGCCGGTTTAAAGCCTACGGTTTTTTCCACGCCCATATCGCGGATCACTTCCATCATGATACGCGCGCTTTCCGGGGTGGCGTTTACCGGTACTTTACCGGTAGAGGTTTTGATAAAGTCTGCGCCCGCTTTAATAGAAATTTCAGAGGCTTTACGAATCAGCGCCTCTTCTTTCAGCTCGCCGGTTTCGATGATCACTTTAAGCAACACGTTCGCCGCGGCGCACGCGTCTTTACAGGCTTTCACCAGATCAAAACCAATCTGCTCATTACCCGCCATCAACGCGCGGTACGGGAAAACGACATCAACTTCGTCAGCGCCGTAGGCAATCGCCGCGCGGGTTTCCGCCAGCGCAATATCGATGTCATCATTGCCATGCGGGAAGTTAGTCACCGTGGCAATGCGGATTTCCGGCGTACCTTGCTCTTTGAGAGTTTTACGCGCAATTGGGATGAAACGCGGGTAAATACAAATCGCCGCCGTATTTCCAACCGGGGTTTTTGCCTGATGGCACAGAGCGATCACTTTTTCATTGGTGTCGTCATCGTTCAGCGTGGTCAGATCCATCAGTTTGAGCGCACGCAGGCTGCTTGCTTTTAAATCAGTCATGACATTCTCCAACGGCATTGCCGTATAAAATTTCACCTTGCGAGTCTGTTAGTATTCTAACATCCACTCGCGATTACACTTCGATATACATCACAGTTAATGAAAACTACGTACAAATTTGCATTACTGTAATGGGATCTGAATCAAATTATTTACCCATCATTGCCCGTTCTCCAGGCAGTAAGCGCATCAGGATCAAAGTCGGTCTGCCGCCATTTTCTACAATAGCGCATCGTCCCGGCATAAAGAGGAAACGAAGATGCCTGCCTCATGCGAAACTGCGCTCCAGCAGCGTTGCCAGCAAATTGTGACCAGTCCGGTACTCACGCCTGAACAAAAACGCCATTTTCTGGCGCTGGAAGCCGAAAATGCCCTGCCTTATCCCGCCTTGCCGGAAGATGCCCGCCGGGCGCTGGATGAGGGAGTCATTTGCGATATGTTTGAGGGCCATGCGCCCTTTAAACCGCGCTACGTGTTGCCCGATTACGCCCGGTTCCTGGCTAACGGTTCACAGTGGCTGGAACTGGAAGGCGCGAAAGATCTGGATGACGCGTTATCCCTACTCACCATTCTGTATCATCACGTTCCTTCCGTGACGTCCATGCCGGTTTATCTCGGTCAGCTTGATACGTTGCTGCAACTATATGTTAGAATTCTAACACAAGATGAGATCGATATTCGAATAAAACGTTTCTGGCGTTACCTCGACAGAACGCTGCCAGACGCCTTTATGCATGCCAATATTGGCCCTGCCGATACGTCCATTACACGGGCGATTTTGCGCGCTGATGCCGAACTAAAGCAGGTGGCGCCTAACCTGACGTTTATCTATGATGGGGACGTCACGCCGGACGATCTGCTGCTGGAGGTCGCCAAAAACATTTGCGAATGCAGTAAGCCCCATATTTCTAACGGCCCTGTAAATGATAAAATTTTCACAAAAGGCCATTATGGCATCGTCAGTTGTTATAACTCGCTACCGCTTGCCGGCGGCGGCAGTACGCTGGTACGTCTCAATCTAAAAGCCGTGGCAGAACGCAGTACGTCTGTCGATGACTTCTTTTCACGCACGCTACCGCACTACTCCCGACAGCAGATCGCCATCATTAATTCACGATGTGAATTCCTCTATGAAAAGTCACATTTCTTTGAGAATAGCTTTCTTGTACAGGAAGGTCTGATCGATCCCGAACGTTTTGCGCCGATGTTCGGCATATACGGACTGGCGGAGGCCGTGAACCTGTTGTGTGAAAACGCAGGCCTGGATGCCCGGTACGGCAAAAATGAAACCGCGAACGATCTGGGCTACCGCATTAGCGCCTGGCTTGCGGATTTCGTCGAAAATACGCCGGTGAAGTATGGCTGGAAGCAACGGGCGCTGCTCCATGCCCAGTCAGGCATCAGTTCCGATATCGGTACTACGCCGGGGGCGCGTCTGCCGTATGGCGATGAGCCGGACCCTATCACCCATTTGCAAACCGTCGCGCCGCATCACGCCTTTTATCATGCCGGAATCAGCGACATTCTGACGCTGGACGAAACCATCAAGCGTAATCCGCAGGCGCTGGTCCAGCTTTGTCTTGGCGCGTTCAAAGTCGGGATGCGGGAATTTACCGCCAATGTCAGCGGCAACGATCTGGTGCGCGTCACCGGTTATATGGTGCGCCTGTCGGATCTGGCGAAATTTCGCGCCGAGGGCTCGCGCACGAATACCACCTGGCTGGGAGAAGACGCCGCACGTAATACCCGCATCCTGGAACGACAGCCACGCGTAGTCAGCCATGAACAACAGATGCGCTTTAGTCAGTAAGATCATTGCGTTTTCCTGCGTCGATGGGCCAGGCAGCCGCCTGGCATTATTCTTACAGGGTTGCAATTTGCGCTGCAAGAATTGCCATAACCCGTGGACGATGGGACGTTGTAACGACTGCGGGGAATGCGTATCGCAGTGTCCGCACCACGCCCTCAACATTGATGGCGGGAAAGTGGTATGGCGGTCGAACGTCTGCGAGCAGTGCGATACCTGCCTGAAAATATGCCCACAGCAGGCGACGCCAATGGCACAAACCATGAGCGTTGACGATGTGCTGCGTCATATTCGTCAAGCATCGCTGTTTATTGAAGGTATTACCGTCAGCGGCGGAGAAGCGACCACGCAATTACCCTTTATTGTGGCGCTGTTCACGGCGATCAAAGCCGATCCGCAGTTACAACGGCTGACCTGTCTGGTGGACAGTAATGGTCAGTTAAGCGAGACCGGCTGGCAAAAACTACTGCCGGTTTGCGACGGCGTAATGCTCGATCTGAAAGCCTGGAAGAGCGAGTGTCATCGCCGTCTGACCGGGCGTGATAACGCGCGTATTAAGCACAGTATCCGCTTTCTTGCCGCGCGGGGAAAACTGGCGGAGCTGCGGTTGCTGGTTATTCCCGGTCAGGTGGATTATGCGGCGCATATCGATTCACTGGCGGCGTTTATTACTTCGTTGGGCGAGGTTCCGGTACGCCTGAATGCCTTTCATGCGCATGGCGTCTATGGCGAAGCGAAAGACTGGCCAGGCGCGACGCCGCAAGAGGTGGAGCGACTGGCTGACGGATTGCGCGCGCGTGGGGTGACGAAGCTGATTTTGCCGACGTTATATTTGTAAGCGTCACTTGCCGGATGGCGGCTGCGCCTTATCCGGCCAGCGATGCCATCAGAGCCGAAACAAGGTAATGGTATTGCGATACAGCGCGTCGGCTATCACCTCTGCGGACTCCGGGCGTAATTCGCAAAGCACATCAAATACACGCGCCGCCTGCTCCGGGCGATTCGGCTGCCCCTGAAAACCTTTTAGCGGCATATCCGGCGCATCGGTCTCCAGCAACAGCGCGTCCAGCGGCAACCGCGCCATGACATCACGGGTTTTACTGGCGCGCGGGTAGGTGATGGTACCGCCGACGCCGATTTTATAGCCCAGTCGCACAAAACGTTCCGCCTGTTGCAGACTGCCGGCAAAACCATGCACCACGCCGGTTCGCGGCAGATCCTGGCGCTTTAAGCGCATCGCCAGTTTGTCATGCGTGCGCCGCGAATGCAGGATGACCGGTAGATCGTAGCGCTTTGCCAATTGCAGTTGCGTGTCTAAAAACCGCTCTTGCCTGGCGAACTGCGGATCGTCGCGATAAAGATCGAGACCGATCTCGCCTACCGCCACGACGTTCTGTTGTTGCGCCAGCGCCTGTTGCAGCTTATCAGGATCGTCATCGGCATGACGCTCAATCACAATAGGGTGCAATCCCAGCGCGGCATAAAGCGACGGGAAACGCGCCGCCAGCGCCAGCACGCGGGGAAAGTGAGCCGCCTCGGTCGCCGGTACGATTATTTTTTCAACCCCGGCATCACAGGCACGCTGAATGCTGGCGCGCTCATCGCCAGTAAAGGGCGGGAAATCAAAATGGCAGTGTGTATCGATAAAGCGCCAGCTCATGCCAGATCCTCGCCGGTAAAAGTCGTGTCGTTTGCCTGCGGCGCATTAATCACTTCCGATACATGCGTATCGTTAGCCACCGGCGCCGCAGGCACGACCACCGTTTCCGGAACGGCAATCCGCGACGTATGGCGCAACAGCGGCGGCGTTGCGGCAAGCAATTTACCGACGGTGGCAAGGAAATAGCGTCCGCATAATCGCCCGATTTTGTAATCCTCACGCAGCGCCGGGATACGGCTGCCCAGCGCCATGCTGTGCAGCGGTTTCGGCGGATAAATTTCAATAATTCTCAACTTACCCGGCGGCTTTTCAATAAACTGTTGGATCGCACTGTAGGTCATTTCATGATGCTGCACCAGATTGACCAACGGCTGCAGACTGCTCTCCCCCAGCCAGCGCTCCATACGCTTAAACCACTGCGGCGTGTAATACATTTGCGAGGGTACGGTGCGGATCACCACAATGGTTTTCGCCCCCCGTTTTGCCGCTTCCTGAACCGGAATGGCGTCGCTAATGCCACCGTCCAGATAATTGATGCCCTCTAACGCAACGCCGGTACGGTAGAAACCCGGTATGGCGCTAGAGGCGCGAATGATATCAAGCCAGTTTTGTTTTGTCGGCGAGAAATAGCCCGGCGTGTAATCATCCCCCCGGCAGGCGCACATATAAAAGGATTTTCCGCTATCGAACAGACGCGCTGCGGTATCCATCTGCAGCGGCATCCGGGCAGCGGTGGATTCCACCAGCCAGTCGAGGTCGATAAGGTTTCCTCCGCGCACAAATCGCAGCGGATCAAAAAATTCGCGCCTGGTGGTATAGCGCATAATGACTTTACGCCCGTAGCCGGGCTGGTTGCAGAGATACGCCGAGAGATTTTGCGCACCGGCTGATGTGCCGAAGTAGAGATGGAAAGGATTAAACTGCGCACGCATAAACTCATCCAGCACGCCTGCGGTAAAGATGCCCCGCTGCCCCCCACCCTCGCAGACCAGCGCCATACGACCTGGCCGGAACGGTGTTAATGATAACGGCGCAATATTGCCGAGCGTAACCGGTATTCGCTGGCCCACCTCTGCCTTCCTGTTTTTCATTTTTTTCCAGGATGACAAGGTAACGCAAAACGTTGGCGGCTAAAACCGTAAAAGCCAGTCCGCTGGACTGGCTTGGTAGCAATATATCTTTACAGATACCTGCTAGGGTCGTTTACGGCCCATGAACAGGCTGACCAGAAAGAGTACGATCCCGACGACGAAGACGATTTTCGCCGCGCCGGCAGCCGTACCCGCCAGTCCACCAAAACCCAATGCGGCGGCAATTAACGCGATAACCAGAAATATAATGCCCCAACGAAACATAAGCCTCTCCTTTACCATAGTTAATGTCGACCGCTAAATATGAGCGCTCAGGCTACTCATTCGCGATATTTTTAGTGTGGTGCACATTACGCCTCCCGACAAACGTCGGGAGGACGAATTACGACGAATTACTGAACTTTCAGATCGTTTTTAACACTTTTTACGCCATCAACGGCTTTCGCGATGCTTTCAGCGCGGTCGCTTTGTTCCTGAGTTTCAACGGTACCGGAGAGCTGTACGACGCCATCGGTCGTTTCTACTTTCACTTTACGGGAAGGGACGAGATCGTCCGCCAGCAGCTTAGCTTTGACTTCACTGGTGGTGGCCGTATCGCCGGCATAGCCTTTCACGGAACCTTCTTTATTGTCGCGAACGTGAAGTTTGTCGCTAACGGAGGTCACGCCTTCTACGCCTTTCGCCACTTTCACGGCGGCTTCAGCCTGCGCCTGGCTTTCCACAAAGCCGCTCAGAGTGACGACTTTCTTATTGGTTTCGACAGAAATATCGGTACTTTTAATATTGTCATGGTCTACCAGCGCAGCTTTTACTTTCGCGGTGATAGCGCTGTCATCCATGAAGTTACCGACTTTATTCATAGAGCTATCGACTTTTTGCCCCGCGGTTTCGGTTCCGCTTTGCGCCTTGTCCGTTGTTGCGTTTTCTGCAAAGGCAGAACCTGTCGCAACAGCAGAGGTCAACATTACGGCCAGCAGAGTTTTAGAAATCTTCAGTCTTGTCATAGTCATCGATTTTGTCCTGTATAGTTTGCTCGTAATTTGAGCTCAGGCAACACGAGGTTGCATTGCTGAATGCGGTGAAACTCACCGGTTTCTGAAGTCAATGACTGGCATCACATTCGTGAATTTGTAACGACGCGTCGCCTGCCATCCTTCCGTTTCAGTTATTAATATCGTGACTGAAACAAATCTCAGCTTTAAGCTCTCATATTCACGCATTGAACAGGGATTAAAGCCGACATTTATGTCATCACTTTGTTAAATATAGATCACAATTTTAAAATCGCTTGTCGGTGCGTATAAAAAATAGGCAGATCAGAGAAAAAACGCGGGATTTAAGAACATTCCGTAAGCGGTTAAAAAGGCAGGGAAAGTACGAAGGCGCGGCGGATGCCGCGCCCGGAAAGGGATCAGTGTTCGCGCGTTTTACGGAACTGAACGTCGGGGTAACGTTCCTGGGTCAGGTTCAGGTTAACCATCGTTGGGGCGATATAGGTGAGGTTGTCGCCGCCATCCAGCGCCAGTTGCGTTTCATTCTTACGCTTAAACTCTTCGAATTTCTTCGCATCGGCGCTTTCAACCCAGCGCGCCGTCGCCACGTTGACGGATTCATAAATCGCCTCAACGTTGTATTCGCTCTTCAGACGCGCGACAACAACATCAAACTGCAGAACGCCCACGGCGCCGACAATCAGATCGTTGTTGGAGATAGGACGGAATACCTGCACCGCCCCCTCTTCAGAAAGCTGCACCAGCCCTTTCAGTAGCTGCTTCTGCTTCAGCGGATCTTTCAGGCGAATACGACGGAACAGTTCCGGCGCAAAGTTCGGAATACCGGTAAACTTCATCATCTCGCCCTGGGTGAAGGTATCGCCGATCTGAATGGTGCCGTGGTTATGCAGACCCAAAATATCACCCGGGTACGCTTCTTCAACGTGCGAACGGTCGCCCGCCATAAAAGTTAACGCGTCGGAAATCACCACATCTTTACCGGTACGGACCTGGCGTAGCTTCATGCCCTTCTCATACTTACCGGATACCACGCGCATAAACGCCACGCGGTCGCGGTGTTTCGGGTCCATATTGGCCTGAATTTTAAAGACAAAACCGGTGAACTTCTCTTCCGAGGCTTCCACCGTACGGGTATCGGTTTGACGCGGCATCGGCGCGGGCGCCCACGCCACTAAACCATCCAGCATATGGTCAACGCCAAAGTTACCGAGCGCAGTACCGAAAAATACCGGGGTAATTTCGCCCGCCAGGAACAGCTCTTCATCAAACTCGTTAGACGCGCCCTGCACCAGCTCCAGCTCATCGCGCAGTTGCTGCGCCAGATCTTCACCCACGGCGGCATCCAGATCCGGGTTATTCAGCCCTTTAACGACGCGCACTTCCTGAATGGTGTGGCCCTTACCGGTCTGATACAGATAAGTCTCATCTTTATAAAGGTGATAAACGCCCTTGAACAGCTTACCGCAGCCAATCGGCCAGGTGATCGGCGCGCAGCCGATTTTCAGCTCGTTTTCCACTTCATCCAGCAGCTCCATCGGGTCGCGGATGTCACGGTCGAGTTTGTTCATAAAGGTCAGGATCGGCGTATCACGCAGACGGGTGACTTCCATCAGCTTACGGGTACGGTCTTCTACGCCTTTCGCGGCGTCGATAACCATCAGACAACAGTCTACCGCCGTCAGAGTACGGTAAGTATCTTCAGAAAAGTCTTCGTGCCCTGGGGTATCCAGCAGGTTCACCAGGCAATCGTGATACGGGAACTGCATCACGGAGGTGGTAATGGAGATACCACGCTGTTTTTCCATCTCCATCCAGTCAGATTTCGCATGTTGGCTGGAACCACGGCCTTTTACCGTACCGGCGGTCTGAATCGCCTGTCCGAACAGCAACACTTTTTCGGTAATAGTGGTTTTACCGGCGTCCGGGTGAGAAATGATGGCAAACGTGCGGCGTTTGGCCACCTCTTGCAAATAAGGAGACAACGTCATAGTCAAATCTTCTTGAGTAAGCGCGGCGTTTGACCACGCATGTTGAATACGAAAAATGCGGCTATTTTACCCATCAACCTGGGGGAGGCAATCAGTGTTTACACAGGA
Proteins encoded in this window:
- the deoA gene encoding thymidine phosphorylase; the encoded protein is MFLAQEIIRKKRDGHALSDEEIRFFINGIRDNTISEGQIAALAMTIFFHDMTMPERVSLTMAMRDSGTVLDWKSLNLNGPIVDKHSTGGVGDVTSLMLGPMVAACGGYVPMISGRGLGHTGGTLDKLEAIPGFDIFPDDNRFREIIQDVGVAIIGQTSSLAPADKRFYATRDITATVDSIPLITGSILAKKLAEGLDALVMDVKVGSGAFMPTYELSEALAEAIVGVANGAGVRTTALLTDMNQVLASSAGNAVEVREAVQFLTGEYRNPRLFDVTMALCVEMLISGQLAEDDAQARAKLQAVLDNGKAAEIFGRMVAAQKGPVDFVENYDKYLPAAMLSKAVYADTEGFVSAMDTRALGMAVVSMGGGRRQASDAIDYSVGFTDMARLGDSIDGQRPLAVIHAKDEASWQEAARAVKAAIILDDKAPVSTPSVYRRITE
- the yjjV gene encoding Putative deoxyribonuclease YjjV, with protein sequence MSWRFIDTHCHFDFPPFTGDERASIQRACDAGVEKIIVPATEAAHFPRVLALAARFPSLYAALGLHPIVIERHADDDPDKLQQALAQQQNVVAVGEIGLDLYRDDPQFARQERFLDTQLQLAKRYDLPVILHSRRTHDKLAMRLKRQDLPRTGVVHGFAGSLQQAERFVRLGYKIGVGGTITYPRASKTRDVMARLPLDALLLETDAPDMPLKGFQGQPNRPEQAARVFDVLCELRPESAEVIADALYRNTITLFRL
- the pup gene encoding purine nucleoside phosphorylase; protein product: MATPHINAEMGDFADVVLMPGDPLRAKHIAETFLEDVREVNNVRGMLGFTGTYKGRKISVMGHGMGIPSCSIYTKELITDFGVKKIIRVGSCGAVRMDVKLRDVVIGMGACTDSKVNRIRFKDHDFAAIADFGMVRNAVDAAKALGVDARVGNLFSADLFYSPEGDMFDVMEKYGILGVEMEAAGIYGVAAEFGAKALTICTVSDHIRTHEQTTAAERQTTFDDMIKIALESVLLGDKE
- the deoC gene encoding Deoxyribose-phosphate aldolase; its protein translation is MTDLKASSLRALKLMDLTTLNDDDTNEKVIALCHQAKTPVGNTAAICIYPRFIPIARKTLKEQGTPEIRIATVTNFPHGNDDIDIALAETRAAIAYGADEVDVVFPYRALMAGNEQIGFDLVKACKDACAAANVLLKVIIETGELKEEALIRKASEISIKAGADFIKTSTGKVPVNATPESARIMMEVIRDMGVEKTVGFKPAGGVRTAEDAQKFLAIADELFGADWADSRHYRFGASSLLASLLKALGHGDGKSASSY
- a CDS encoding putative PFL-like glycyl radical enzyme yields the protein MPASCETALQQRCQQIVTSPVLTPEQKRHFLALEAENALPYPALPEDARRALDEGVICDMFEGHAPFKPRYVLPDYARFLANGSQWLELEGAKDLDDALSLLTILYHHVPSVTSMPVYLGQLDTLLQLYVRILTQDEIDIRIKRFWRYLDRTLPDAFMHANIGPADTSITRAILRADAELKQVAPNLTFIYDGDVTPDDLLLEVAKNICECSKPHISNGPVNDKIFTKGHYGIVSCYNSLPLAGGGSTLVRLNLKAVAERSTSVDDFFSRTLPHYSRQQIAIINSRCEFLYEKSHFFENSFLVQEGLIDPERFAPMFGIYGLAEAVNLLCENAGLDARYGKNETANDLGYRISAWLADFVENTPVKYGWKQRALLHAQSGISSDIGTTPGARLPYGDEPDPITHLQTVAPHHAFYHAGISDILTLDETIKRNPQALVQLCLGAFKVGMREFTANVSGNDLVRVTGYMVRLSDLAKFRAEGSRTNTTWLGEDAARNTRILERQPRVVSHEQQMRFSQ
- the thyR gene encoding phosphopentomutase: MKRAFIMVLDSFGIGATEDADRFGDVGSDTLGHIAEACAKGEADNGRKGPLNLPNLTRLGLVKAHEGSTGKIAAGMDGNADVIGAYAWAHELSSGKDTPSGHWEIAGVPVLFDWGYFSDHENSFPQELLDKLVKRANLPGYLGNCHSSGTVILDKLGEEHMKTGKPIFYTSADSVFQIACHEETFGLDKLYELCEIAREELTEGGYNIGRVIARPFIGDKAGNFQRTGNRHDLAVEPPAPTVLQKLVDEKQGHVVSVGKIADIYANCGITKKVKATGLDALFDATIKEMKDAGDKTIVFTNFVDFDSSWGHRRDVAGYAAGLELFDRRLPELMELVGEDDILILTADHGCDPTWTGTDHTREHIPVLIYGPKVKPGSLGHRETFADIGQTLAKYFGTSDMEYGKAMF
- the osmY_2 gene encoding Osmotically inducible protein OsmY — protein: MTMTRLKISKTLLAVMLTSAVATGSAFAENATTDKAQSGTETAGQKVDSSMNKVGNFMDDSAITAKVKAALVDHDNIKSTDISVETNKKVVTLSGFVESQAQAEAAVKVAKGVEGVTSVSDKLHVRDNKEGSVKGYAGDTATTSEVKAKLLADDLVPSRKVKVETTDGVVQLSGTVETQEQSDRAESIAKAVDGVKSVKNDLKVQ
- the pflA_2 gene encoding pyruvate formate lyase-activating enzyme: MAQTMSVDDVLRHIRQASLFIEGITVSGGEATTQLPFIVALFTAIKADPQLQRLTCLVDSNGQLSETGWQKLLPVCDGVMLDLKAWKSECHRRLTGRDNARIKHSIRFLAARGKLAELRLLVIPGQVDYAAHIDSLAAFITSLGEVPVRLNAFHAHGVYGEAKDWPGATPQEVERLADGLRARGVTKLILPTLYL
- a CDS encoding protein yjjU, yielding MKNRKAEVGQRIPVTLGNIAPLSLTPFRPGRMALVCEGGGQRGIFTAGVLDEFMRAQFNPFHLYFGTSAGAQNLSAYLCNQPGYGRKVIMRYTTRREFFDPLRFVRGGNLIDLDWLVESTAARMPLQMDTAARLFDSGKSFYMCACRGDDYTPGYFSPTKQNWLDIIRASSAIPGFYRTGVALEGINYLDGGISDAIPVQEAAKRGAKTIVVIRTVPSQMYYTPQWFKRMERWLGESSLQPLVNLVQHHEMTYSAIQQFIEKPPGKLRIIEIYPPKPLHSMALGSRIPALREDYKIGRLCGRYFLATVGKLLAATPPLLRHTSRIAVPETVVVPAAPVANDTHVSEVINAPQANDTTFTGEDLA
- a CDS encoding membrane protein, with amino-acid sequence MFRWGIIFLVIALIAAALGFGGLAGTAAGAAKIVFVVGIVLFLVSLFMGRKRP